From the Corticium candelabrum chromosome 2, ooCorCand1.1, whole genome shotgun sequence genome, one window contains:
- the LOC134198638 gene encoding uncharacterized protein LOC134198638: MAEGIDPNWDSQLRPQLLQVAQQLRPRRHNLVARLYCQRLITDDEEEKFVKSTTTETDLALDILCVLRRQKVGSFDNFCKVLLEVEQIDVEKLLRPYRTDSLANDEEVRVCDVERKELMISQLKQQISAQQIEIESLKEKLKQSDDAHCIDVVMPRHEETMDVLLSALSTARTAAEKIQQSNGCTACQAPGWAADHERVGHIIASIQRVGSTRWYALGIACGQSSDEIDQIQQLVQDADKILKLFNMMARKMGEKEAADKLLQACKVIVPPTYEAVVEDMMGES, from the exons ATGGCGGAAGGAATCGACCCGAACTGGGATTCTCAGTTGAGACCCCAATTATTGCAGGTGGCCCAGCAGCTCCGCCCTCGCAGGCATAACCTTGTTGCTAGACTCTACTGCCAACGCCTTATTACTGATGACGAAGAGGAGAAATTCGTCAAGTCGACTACGACAGAGACGGATTTGGCCTTAGACATTCTATGCGTTCTTCGCCGTCAAAAAGTCGGATCATTCGACAACTTTTGCAAAGTACTCCTAGAAGTTGAACAAATTGACGTGGAAAAGCTTCTTCGTCCTTATCGGACTGACAGCCTGG CAAATGATGAGGAAGTGCGTGTTTGCGACGTTGAACGGAAAGAACTGATG ATAAGTCAACTGAAACAACAGATTTCTGCTCAGCAAATTGAGATTGAGAGTTTGAAAGAAAAGTTGAAGCAATCAGATGATGCACATTGTATTGACGTGGTGATGCCCAGACATGAGGAAACTATGGATGTTTTGTTGTCTGCTCTCTCTACTGctagaactgcagctgagaaAATTCAGCAATCTAATG GTTGCACTGCCTGTCAGGCACCAGGATGGGCAGCGGATCATGAACGTGTTGGTCATATCATTGCTTCTATCCAACGTGTCGGCTCTACCAGATGGTACGCTCTTGGAATAGCTTGTGGACAGAGCAGTGATGAGATTGATCAAATCCAGCAACTTGTCCAAGATGCTGATAAAATATTAAAGCTTTTTAACATGATGGCACGTAAGATGGGAGAGAAAGAGGCTGCAGACAAGCTTCTGCAGGCATGTAAGGTGATTGTGCCTCCCACGTATGAGGCTGTTGTGGAGGACATGATGGGAGAAAGCTAG